In Sebaldella sp. S0638, the genomic window GAAAATACACAAAGAATCAGAATTCGTAAAGGCGCAGACTGGGGTGAGTGCGGTATCAGAGCCGTGTGCTTATCTGGCCTCAGGAAAAAACGGGAAATTTATAGCGGAAAAGCTGATTTATAAAGGGATAACAATATCAATATATGAAGAAGCTTATGGTGCAGAAGAAATATAAAATAAGAAGAAAAATGCCGAAAGGAATAAAAGCGGAGGTAATAAAAGAATGGCAAAAATTTATGTAGTAGGAATAGGTCCGGGAAAAAAAGGGGACATGACTTTCAGAGCATATGACGCTCTTGAAAAAAGCGATGTTATTATAGGATATAAAACTTATATTGATTTGATAAAAGAATACTTTCCCGAAAAGGAACTTATCTCTTCACCAATGAAAAAAGAAGTGGACAGATGCCGTGAAGTAGTGGAAATAGCCGAAAGCGGGAAAACCGTGAGTCTTATAAGCAGCGGCGATGCCGGAATATATGGTATGGCAGGAATAATGCTGGAAATAGTGCCAGAGGAGATAGAAACAGAAATAATTCCGGGGGTAACAGCTTCCAACGCGGCAGCGGCCACAGCAGGAGCTCCGCTTATGCATGACTATGCTACAATAAGTTTGAGTGATCTGCTGACTGACTGGGACTTGATAAAAAAGAGAGTGGAACTGGCAAGTCAGGGAGACTTTGTAATAAGTCTGTATAATCCTAGAAGTAAGGGAAGAGTAACACAGATAGAAGAAGCGGCAGAAATAATGCTGAAATATAAATCAGCTGAAACTCCTGTGGCAATAGTAAGAAATGCAGGAAGAGAAGATGAAAAAGTAACAGCGGCAACTCTGGGAACTATGTTTGATCATGAAATAGATATGCTTACTGTGATAATCGTAGGTAATTCAAAAACATTTATGAGAAACGGGAAAATAATAACTCCGAGAGGGTATAAATATTAATTCTGGGTTGTTTGGAATATGGATAATGAGAAATATTATTATCCAGGAAAATTAAAGTTTATGTGAGAGGTTTTTATGGGAATTATATTTATAACAGGCGGCGCTAAAAGCGGAAAAAGCAAATTTGCCGAAAGTCTGGCTTTTAAAAGGGAGAAAAGAGTGTATCTGGCAACTTCTGTTATTTGGGACAATGAAATGAAAAACAGGGTGGCAAAGCACAGGTTACAGAGAGGTGAAGACTGGGTTACCATAGAAGCTTATAAAGATATTGATAAGGCACTGGAAGGTACTATAGATGATGCAGATGTTATTTTACTGGACTGTCTTACGAATATGATCAGCAATATTATGTTTGAGGAATATGACGGAGATTGGGAAAATATACCTGATGATATTCCGGGAAAAATAGAAAAAGCTGTCTTGGAAGAGGTAAATAAGATTCTTGATTTTAATAAAATATATATGGGCGATATTATTATAGTTTCAAATGAAGTGGGATTGGGACTGGTTCCTGAAAATCCGCTCGGGAGATATTTCAGAGATATTGCCGGGAGCATGAATCAGATTATTGCCGCTGAATCAGATGCGGTATACATGGTAGTTTCGGGGATTCCGGTAAAAATAAAATAATTAAGGACTAGAGACATGATAATAAATGAGAATAAATATATATATATAATCTGAAAGATTTTGAATATTTCAGGAAAAATATCAGACTGACATGTATTTCAGATACTTTGAAAAGGCTGTTTCGGGTAATGGCAGTTACATTTTTGGTACTGTGGTTTGTTTTTACAATACTGGATATTATTTTCGGTATTTATGGCGGGGAATTATATGCTTTATTGGGAAATAGGAAAGTTTTGGGGATATTTGCAGGAATAGCATTATTTTTTATAATTGTGATATTAATTTTAAGTGTATACTCAAAAAAATCACTGGACATTAAGTATCGTAAAGTACACAATCTTTATTTAGCGAAACCTGCTGTTTACAAAATAAGAAAAATATACAGAAGAAAAAGAAACGCACTGTGTATACTTGCAGAACTTTCACAGGAGCAGGAATATCTCGAAAAAAAACTGATGAAATTATTTTATGAAAATAAAAAAGCAGAAAAAACTGCATATCATTTTTTGGCTGTAGACCATGGGAAAAAAGAAACACAGAAAAGGGAAAGTTTTAAAAAGCGGATAATTTCATACGACAGGGAACTGGAAAATTATTTTTTCAGCTTCGAAAGATTCAGGAATGACAATGAGGAAGATGATTTTGCATATTACATAGATATTAACGGATTTAATATAAAAATAAACAATAAAAAGGTAGCAGTAATGGCTGAAATAATTTTGTTCTGATACATTATCCGGAATTAAGTAATCTGACTCCGGAAGAATGTATCAAGGAAGGGGAAAAGGTGAAACATAAAAATATAATGATACTGGGAACAGGATCAAATGTAGGGAAAAGTGTAATAACAGCTGGTTTATGCAGAATATTCATGCAGGATGGCTATAAAACATCCCCTTTCAAATCACAGAATATGGCGCTGAATTCTTTTATTACAAAAGACGGCAAAGAAATGGGAAGAGCTCAGGTAGTACAGGCAGAAGCTGCGGGAATAGAACCGGAAGTATTTATGAATCCTATTCTGCTGAAGCCTACTACAGACAGAAAGTCACAGGTGATAGTAAACGGAAGAGTTCTCCAAAATATGGATGCCCGTGATTACTTCGCTTTTAAGCATAATCTCAAGGATGAAATAATGAAAGCCTATAATTATATAAGGGAAAACTTTGAAATATCAGTACTTGAAGGAGCAGGAAGCCCGGCAGAAATAAACCTGAAAGAAGATGACATAGTGAATACCGGAATGGCAGAAATGGCAGATGCGCCTGTGGTTCTAGTGGGGGATATTGACAGGGGCGGAGTATTTGCCTCGATTTACGGTACTGTAATGCTTCTAGAAGAAAGTGAACGAAAGAGAATAAAAGGAATTATAATAAACAAATTCAGAGGAGATGTTTCCCTTTTGGAACCGGGGATAAAAATGCTGGAAGACTTGATTAATATACCTGTTTTGGGAGTTTTGCCTTATGTAAAGCTGGAAATAGAAGAAGAGGACAGCCTTGGGATAAAAAATTTCAATGTAAAAAGAGATGGAAAGATAAATATTTCTGTAATAAAATTAAAGCATATATCTAATTTCACTGATATAAATGCCCTTGATCAATACAGCGACCTGAATATCAAATATGTAACAAAGGCTTCTGAGCTTGGAGACGAAGATATGATTATTATTCCGGGGTCTAAAAATACTATTGAGGATATGAAAGATCTGTCAGATAAAGGAATAAGCGAAAGAATAGCAAGAGCTGCGAAACAGGGTACTGTGATATTTGGTATATGCGGAGGATTCCAGATTCTCGGGACTAAAATCACTGATCCGTATAACATAGAGTCAAGTATAGGCGAAATACCTGGTCTTGGTCTCTTGGATATAGAAACTGTTATGCTAAGAGAGAAAACAACAACACAGTATACTGATAAATTATCACGCACAGGGGGAATTCTCGCCGGTGGTAATGGGCTGGAAATAAGCGGATATGAGATTCATCAGGGAATAAGTACCGGAAGCAGAAAAATTATTCTTGGTACTCCGGAAGATATAAAAGGTGCAGTGAGAGAAAATATAATAGGGACTTATGTTCACGGCATTTTTGATAACGGGGATTTTACAGGATTTTTATTAAATAAAATCAGAGAAATGAAAGGTCTGGATAAGGTAGAGGAATATTTTGATTTTCAGGAGTTCAAAGAGCAGGAATATAATAAACTTGCTGATGTAATACGTCAGAATCTGGATATTGAAAAAATTTACAAAATAATGGAAGGTGAGTAAACTTGGTATTTATTCTGAAAATATACATTGCATATATTCTGGATCTTATATTCGGTGATCCTTACGTAATTCCGCATCCTGTTCAGGCAATAGGAAAGCTGATAAGTTTTCTTGAAAAACGGCTGATTGGATTTTCAAATAAAAAATTTTTTGGAATGATTCTGAATCTCACAGTTTTAGCAGTAACATTTATTGTGTGTTATTTTCTGCAAAAGTTTGTTATTGTGGAAATATATCTTATGTATACTGTGTTTTCGGTTAAATGTCTGGGAGATGAAGGAAGAAAAGTGTACAAAATATTAAAAGATGGAAATCTTACAAAAGCAAGAAAAGAACTCTCATATCTCGTATCAAGAGATACAGAAAGTCTTGAAAAAAATGATATAATAAGAAGTACAATGGAAACAATTTCTGAAAATACTGTAGATGGTGTAATAGCGCCGATGATTTATATGTTTATAGGCGGGCTGCCGCTGGCAATGGTATATAAGGCAATAAATACCATGGATTCCATGCTGGGTTATAAAAATGAGAAATACAGAGAATTCGGGTGTTTCTCGGCGAAGCTGGATGATGCGGCTAATTTTATTCCTGCGAGGATTACCGGAGGACTGCTTATTCCGCTATCATGTTTCTTTCTAAGGTATGATTATAAAAGTGCATGGAGGATATTTTTCAGAGACAGAAAAAATCATGCCAGTCCTAACTCTGCACATCCTGAAGCAGCAGTAGCAGGCGCTTTGGGAATACAGTTCGGAGGGAGAACGTCTTATTTTGGAAAGGAATACGATAAACCGGTGATCGGGGACAAAAAAAGGGAATTTCAGACAGAGGACATAAAAAAGAATATAAAGATATTGTATGTAAGCAGTTTTCTGGGGCTGATTATTTGTTCAGCAGTATATGCAGCTGTTTTGAAAATATTTTAGGTTATTACAAAAGGAGAAATAAATGGATTTACACGGCGGAAATATATATAAGATTTTTAGGGAAAAAGAAGTGGATAAAATACTGGATTACAGTTCGAATATTAATCCTTTCGGACTCCCGGAGAGCCTGAAAAAAGCAATAACAGAAAATATGGACATTTTGGAAAAATATCCTGATCCTGATTACTATGATTTGAGAAAAACTATCGCGGAATATAACGGGACTGGAATAGATAATGTTTTAGCGGGAAATGGCGCTACAGAACTTATATTTTTATATATGAAAGCTGTGAAACCTGAAAAGGCGCTTATCTTATCTCCGACTTTTGCAGAATATGAAAGAGGGATAAAGTCAGCAGCACCTCAATGTGAAATTACTTATTTTCATTTGAAGGAGACAGAAGATTTTCAGCCTGATATGGAAAGACTGAAAGATGAATTACAAAAAGGCTATGATCTGATAGTTCTTTGTAATCCTAATAATCCCACAGGAAGATTCCTGCCAAAAGAAGAAATACGGGATTTGTTATCTGAATGTGATAAGTATGGTACAAGGCTTTTTGTGGATGAGGCATTTGTGGAATTCGTGGAAGGCGGTGTAAGCAGCAGTCTTGCCGGGGAGGATATTAATAAAAAAAACCTTTTTATAATAAGGGCATTAACAAAGTTCTTTGCTCTGCCGGGTCTTCGACTGGGGTATGCTTTGTTCTTTGACAGCAGCCTGAAAGAGATATTTGACAGTCTGAAAGAGCCGTGGAGTGTTAATGCATTTGCAGAACTTGCTGGAAAAACGCTGTTTTCAAATACTGAGTATATAGAAAAAACTGAAAACTGGATAAAAGAAGAAAAGAAATATATGTTTAATGAACTTAGTAAAATAAAAAATATAAAAGTATATAAGACAGAAACTAATTTTATTTTATTGAAAATGTATAATGAAAGTGCTTCACATGTAAGGGGCGAAATGCTGAAAAAAGGTGTACTTATAAGGGATGCGTCAAATTTCACCTATCTTGATGAAACATTTATAAGACTTGCAGTGAAAGACAGGGAAAATAACAATATTGTAATAAAAAAATTAGATGAAGTCATTAATGGAGATAATGAGAATGAATAGCATGAAAGCAGAGAATTTTTATATTATAAGTTTCAGCTATAAAAATCTGAATCTTGATGAACGGGAAGAATTCATCAGGACAGGTTATAAAAATATAGTTGAGGATTATTTTCAGAGAAAAGAAATAAGAGGATATACTGCTCTTGAAACATGCCTGCGTGTGGAACTTTATCTGGAAATCAGTGAGAATTTTGATATTGATATGTTTTTAGAAAGGATGAATGCTTCAAATACGAGGATTTACAGCGGTGAAGATGCAGTGAAGTATCTTCTTACGGTTATCTGCGGTCTGGATTCCATTATAAAAGGAGAAGACCAGATATTGGCACAGATAAAAAAAACATATCTTGAATATATGGAAAACGGGAAAACTTCCGCACTTTTGAATATTATTTTTAATAAAGCAGTAGAAACGGGGAAAAAATTCAGAAGTGTAAGCGGAATAAGCAGAAAAAATCTTTCTTTGGATTCTATAGCCGTAAAATTTATAAAATCAAAATTTTCCAATCTTGAGGATAAAAATATATTTATAATTGGTGTGGGAGAATTAAGTCAGGAAATACTTGCCATACTTCACAAGGTAAACAGCGATAAAATAACAATGACAAACAGAAGCAGAAAGAAATCAATAGAAGTGCAGAAATTATTTCACGGGGTTATGACTGCGGAATTTGATGAAAAATATAAAGTGGTAAAGGACAGTGACATTATTATCAGTGCCACATCAGCACCGCATCTGGTACTGAAAGAAAGCTTCATGCGAGAGATAATCAGCGACGGAAAAGAGAGGTTTTTTCTTGACCTCGCAGTGCCGCGGGATATAGATACCGAGCTGAAAAAATATTCCAATGTGACTTTGTTTCACCTTGAAGATATATGGGATGAATATAATAAAAATATAGACAGAAGAAATGATATAGCTGATGAGTATTATTATATAATTGAGGAACAGATGGTGAAACTGGAAGAAAAGCTTAGGAACAGATATCAGAGAAATTAATATTTTTTGATAAAACATAGATGTTGTTGGAATGTGATATTTTGTAAAATACAGGAAGAAGGCAGTATAATGAGAAAAATAATAATGGGGACAAGAGGAAGTCTTTTGGCAGTAGCTCAGGCAGAAACCGTAAAAAAAATGCTTGCTGAAAAGATTCCCGGTCTTGAAATAGAGATAAAAAAGATAGTAACAAGCGGGGATAAAGACCAGACTACGAACTGGGGAGGGGATTCTTCGCTGAAAAGCATGTTTGTAAAAGAGATAGAAAAAGAGCTTCTTGAGGGGACAATAGATTTTGCAGTTCATTCAATGAAGGATATGCCGCAGATTTCGCCAAAAGGACTTATAAATGCCTGTTTTCCTATAAGAGAAGATAACAGGGATGTACTGGTTTCGAAAAATAACACGGTTTTTTCAGAAATGCCGGCTGGTTCGGTAATAGGTACAAGCAGCCTCAGAAGAAAGTCAGCAGTAATGGAATTATATCCTGACATGGAAATAAAACCTATTAGAGGAAATATACATACAAGACTCGGGAAGCTGGATTCAGGAGAATATGACGGAATTATTCTTGCGGCGGCAGGACTTATCAGAACAGGGCTTGAGAATAGAATAAGCGAGTATATAGATCCGGAAAAAATGCCGCCCGCTCCTGCACAGGGGATTTTATGCGTACAGTGCAGGGAGAACAATGATGAAATATTAGAAATACTAAAAGAAATAGATGACAGGGAAACAAGAATAGTATGTGAGGCAGAAAGAGAATTTTCAAGAATTTTTGACGGAGGGTGTCACACACCAATGGGGTGTTTTGCAGTAATAAAAGGAGAAGAGATATTTTTAAAAGGGATGTTTTGTTCAGATGAAAAAATGTATTTCGGCGAGGCATGGGGAAGTACAGCGAATCCAAGAGAAGCAGCAGAAAAACTGGCTGATATAATCAGGAGGCAGATAAATGGGTAACGGAAAAGTATATATAGCAGGAGCAGGGTGCGGCGACCCGGGATTAATAACAGTGAAGCTGAAAAATGCTCTGGAAAATGCAGACTGCATTGTTTATGACAGGTTAGTGGGAAGTGCCGTGCTGAATTATGCAGGAAAGAATGCTGAACTTATTTATTTTGGCAAGGAAAATACCGAAGGCGGGCTGATACAGGAAGAGATAAACAAGATTCTTGTAAAAAAGGCTAAAGAGGGGAAGAATACCGTAAGGCTGAAAGGCGGCGATCCTTTTGTTTTTGGGAGAGGCGGAGAGGAAATACTGGAACTTGTGGAGGAAGGTATTGAGTTTGAGCTTATTCCGGGTATTACTTCAGCTGTAGCTGTCCCTGAATATGCGGGGATTCCTGTGAGCCACAGAGGTATTAATACATCATTTCATATATTTACAGGACATACACAAAAGGACGGAAGCTGGCCGAACCTTGAAGCAGCAGCAAAGCTCGAAGGTACTCTGATATTTCTTATGGGTGTAAAAAATCTCGGAAGAATATCAACAGAGCTTATAAAATACGGGAAAGATAAGGATATACCTACTGCTGTGATAGAAAATGGTTCCACTGCAAAGCAGAGGGTGACAGAGGGAACTCTTAAAGATATAGAGAAGCTTTGTATTGAGAAAAATGTAAAATCTCCTGCTGTTATTATAATAGGCGAAGTGGTAAAACTGCGTGAAAAAATGAAATGGTTTGAGAAGAAGGAATTTTTTGGAAAAACTGTTTTGGTAACGAGAAATCAGGAGCAGGTGCATTCACTTTCTGAAAAAATAAATGAAGCCGGAGGAAGTGCTTTGGAACTTCCGTTTATAAATATAAAATATAATGATTTTGAACTTCCTGATTTCAAAAAATATAAAGCGGTATTATTTAACAGTGCAAATGCTGTAAGAGGATTATTCGGAAAGATAAAAGACCTGAGGATTTTAGGGGATATAAAGATCGGTGCTGTGGGAATAAAGACACTGGAAGAAATCGAAAAAAATAAGATTATTCCTGATTTTTTTCCAAAAGAATATAAAATTGAAAAACTTGCTGAGATGGCTGTGGAATTTACAGGGGAAAATGACGGGATACTTGTGGTAACATCTGATATTTCGCCATTTGATGAAACAGTTTATTCAAAAAAGCATAACAGAAAATTTACGGCGCTAAAAGTATACAGTACAGAAAAGATAATAAGGGATAAAGCTGAAACAGAGGAATATATAAATAAAAGCGATATACTTACTTTCCTGAGTTCTTCTACATTTGAAGCATTTATGGGGAGTATAGGGTCTGATAAAAAACTTTTAGAGGGAAAGGCAATCGCTTCAATAGGGCCTGTTACAAGTGATACTATCAGGGAATACGGGATAAATGTGGATATAGAAGCAGAAAATTATACAGCAGAAGGACTTTTGGAAGCAATAGGGAAATTTGAAATACCTTCTGGAAATTAATAAACAGAATAAATGGAAGAGTTCCGGCAATATAACAGAGTTGCTATATTAATCATAGTTATGGAGGATTAGATGAATACGAAAAAATCAGGGGAAATCTTTGAAAGATCCCAAAAATCAATTCCGGGCGGGGTAAATAGTCCTGTAAGAGCTTTTAAATCTGTGGACAGGCAATATCCGATATTTATAGAAAAAGCCAAAGGGAGCAGACTTTATGATGTGGACGGCAATGAATACGTTGACTGTATAGGTTCATGGGGGCCGATGCTTTTGGGACATAATAATGAAAAGGTACTTGATGCTGTGAAAAAAAGCCTTGATGAGGGTACATCTTTTGGTCTTCCCACGAAAAAAGAAGTGGAACTTGCCGAACTTATAAAAAACTGTTATCCGTCAATAGATAAAGTAAGACTGACTACATCAGGAACAGAGGCTGCAATGGCAGCAGTACGTCTTGCAAGGGCATATACACAGAAAAATAAAATAGTAAAGTTCGAAGGATGTTATCACGGGCATTCAGATTCACTTATGGTAAAAGCCGGTTCCGGGCTTCTTACTTTTGGTCATCAGGATAGCAACGGGATAACAGAGGGAGTAATGAAAGATACAGTTACACTTCCTTTTGGCAACAGGGAAAAGCTTATTGAACTGCTGAATACAGAAGATGATATCGCATGTATTATCCTTGAACCGGTACCCGCTAATATGGGGTTGGTAATACCTGAGAAAAGTTTTCTGGAAATTTTGAGAGAAAAGTGTACGGAAAAAAATATAGTTTTGATTTTTGATGAAGTAATAAGCGGTTTCAGGGTATCCCTCGGGGGAGCACAGGAATTATACAATATTAATCCTGATCTGACTGTACTTGGTAAAATCATAGGCGG contains:
- the cobJ gene encoding precorrin-3B C(17)-methyltransferase; the encoded protein is MAKIYVVGIGPGKKGDMTFRAYDALEKSDVIIGYKTYIDLIKEYFPEKELISSPMKKEVDRCREVVEIAESGKTVSLISSGDAGIYGMAGIMLEIVPEEIETEIIPGVTASNAAAATAGAPLMHDYATISLSDLLTDWDLIKKRVELASQGDFVISLYNPRSKGRVTQIEEAAEIMLKYKSAETPVAIVRNAGREDEKVTAATLGTMFDHEIDMLTVIIVGNSKTFMRNGKIITPRGYKY
- the cobU gene encoding bifunctional adenosylcobinamide kinase/adenosylcobinamide-phosphate guanylyltransferase, with translation MGIIFITGGAKSGKSKFAESLAFKREKRVYLATSVIWDNEMKNRVAKHRLQRGEDWVTIEAYKDIDKALEGTIDDADVILLDCLTNMISNIMFEEYDGDWENIPDDIPGKIEKAVLEEVNKILDFNKIYMGDIIIVSNEVGLGLVPENPLGRYFRDIAGSMNQIIAAESDAVYMVVSGIPVKIK
- a CDS encoding cobyric acid synthase, with the translated sequence MKHKNIMILGTGSNVGKSVITAGLCRIFMQDGYKTSPFKSQNMALNSFITKDGKEMGRAQVVQAEAAGIEPEVFMNPILLKPTTDRKSQVIVNGRVLQNMDARDYFAFKHNLKDEIMKAYNYIRENFEISVLEGAGSPAEINLKEDDIVNTGMAEMADAPVVLVGDIDRGGVFASIYGTVMLLEESERKRIKGIIINKFRGDVSLLEPGIKMLEDLINIPVLGVLPYVKLEIEEEDSLGIKNFNVKRDGKINISVIKLKHISNFTDINALDQYSDLNIKYVTKASELGDEDMIIIPGSKNTIEDMKDLSDKGISERIARAAKQGTVIFGICGGFQILGTKITDPYNIESSIGEIPGLGLLDIETVMLREKTTTQYTDKLSRTGGILAGGNGLEISGYEIHQGISTGSRKIILGTPEDIKGAVRENIIGTYVHGIFDNGDFTGFLLNKIREMKGLDKVEEYFDFQEFKEQEYNKLADVIRQNLDIEKIYKIMEGE
- the cbiB gene encoding adenosylcobinamide-phosphate synthase CbiB; amino-acid sequence: MVFILKIYIAYILDLIFGDPYVIPHPVQAIGKLISFLEKRLIGFSNKKFFGMILNLTVLAVTFIVCYFLQKFVIVEIYLMYTVFSVKCLGDEGRKVYKILKDGNLTKARKELSYLVSRDTESLEKNDIIRSTMETISENTVDGVIAPMIYMFIGGLPLAMVYKAINTMDSMLGYKNEKYREFGCFSAKLDDAANFIPARITGGLLIPLSCFFLRYDYKSAWRIFFRDRKNHASPNSAHPEAAVAGALGIQFGGRTSYFGKEYDKPVIGDKKREFQTEDIKKNIKILYVSSFLGLIICSAVYAAVLKIF
- the cobD gene encoding threonine-phosphate decarboxylase CobD, translating into MDLHGGNIYKIFREKEVDKILDYSSNINPFGLPESLKKAITENMDILEKYPDPDYYDLRKTIAEYNGTGIDNVLAGNGATELIFLYMKAVKPEKALILSPTFAEYERGIKSAAPQCEITYFHLKETEDFQPDMERLKDELQKGYDLIVLCNPNNPTGRFLPKEEIRDLLSECDKYGTRLFVDEAFVEFVEGGVSSSLAGEDINKKNLFIIRALTKFFALPGLRLGYALFFDSSLKEIFDSLKEPWSVNAFAELAGKTLFSNTEYIEKTENWIKEEKKYMFNELSKIKNIKVYKTETNFILLKMYNESASHVRGEMLKKGVLIRDASNFTYLDETFIRLAVKDRENNNIVIKKLDEVINGDNENE
- the hemA gene encoding glutamyl-tRNA reductase: MNSMKAENFYIISFSYKNLNLDEREEFIRTGYKNIVEDYFQRKEIRGYTALETCLRVELYLEISENFDIDMFLERMNASNTRIYSGEDAVKYLLTVICGLDSIIKGEDQILAQIKKTYLEYMENGKTSALLNIIFNKAVETGKKFRSVSGISRKNLSLDSIAVKFIKSKFSNLEDKNIFIIGVGELSQEILAILHKVNSDKITMTNRSRKKSIEVQKLFHGVMTAEFDEKYKVVKDSDIIISATSAPHLVLKESFMREIISDGKERFFLDLAVPRDIDTELKKYSNVTLFHLEDIWDEYNKNIDRRNDIADEYYYIIEEQMVKLEEKLRNRYQRN
- the hemC gene encoding hydroxymethylbilane synthase, yielding MRKIIMGTRGSLLAVAQAETVKKMLAEKIPGLEIEIKKIVTSGDKDQTTNWGGDSSLKSMFVKEIEKELLEGTIDFAVHSMKDMPQISPKGLINACFPIREDNRDVLVSKNNTVFSEMPAGSVIGTSSLRRKSAVMELYPDMEIKPIRGNIHTRLGKLDSGEYDGIILAAAGLIRTGLENRISEYIDPEKMPPAPAQGILCVQCRENNDEILEILKEIDDRETRIVCEAEREFSRIFDGGCHTPMGCFAVIKGEEIFLKGMFCSDEKMYFGEAWGSTANPREAAEKLADIIRRQING
- the cobA gene encoding uroporphyrinogen-III C-methyltransferase, with protein sequence MGNGKVYIAGAGCGDPGLITVKLKNALENADCIVYDRLVGSAVLNYAGKNAELIYFGKENTEGGLIQEEINKILVKKAKEGKNTVRLKGGDPFVFGRGGEEILELVEEGIEFELIPGITSAVAVPEYAGIPVSHRGINTSFHIFTGHTQKDGSWPNLEAAAKLEGTLIFLMGVKNLGRISTELIKYGKDKDIPTAVIENGSTAKQRVTEGTLKDIEKLCIEKNVKSPAVIIIGEVVKLREKMKWFEKKEFFGKTVLVTRNQEQVHSLSEKINEAGGSALELPFINIKYNDFELPDFKKYKAVLFNSANAVRGLFGKIKDLRILGDIKIGAVGIKTLEEIEKNKIIPDFFPKEYKIEKLAEMAVEFTGENDGILVVTSDISPFDETVYSKKHNRKFTALKVYSTEKIIRDKAETEEYINKSDILTFLSSSTFEAFMGSIGSDKKLLEGKAIASIGPVTSDTIREYGINVDIEAENYTAEGLLEAIGKFEIPSGN
- the hemL gene encoding glutamate-1-semialdehyde 2,1-aminomutase, whose translation is MNTKKSGEIFERSQKSIPGGVNSPVRAFKSVDRQYPIFIEKAKGSRLYDVDGNEYVDCIGSWGPMLLGHNNEKVLDAVKKSLDEGTSFGLPTKKEVELAELIKNCYPSIDKVRLTTSGTEAAMAAVRLARAYTQKNKIVKFEGCYHGHSDSLMVKAGSGLLTFGHQDSNGITEGVMKDTVTLPFGNREKLIELLNTEDDIACIILEPVPANMGLVIPEKSFLEILREKCTEKNIVLIFDEVISGFRVSLGGAQELYNINPDLTVLGKIIGGGFPVGAFGGKKEIMNMVAPVGNVYHAGTLSGNPVSVSAGLETINILKENREIYDILEKRTKKLVGKIEELIEKYSIKATVNHIGSLYTIFFSDKKVENLEDAMATDDKAYNIYFSTMLEDGIIVPPSKYEAHFISWAHNEEDFEKLTAGVEKSFAAISGNLG